Proteins encoded by one window of Candidatus Sumerlaea chitinivorans:
- a CDS encoding Cell division protein FtsK: MFNTQARRSERIFGLRPETLNDIVALTIFLVGLLLFLSLATQTSQGNLIGRLGELVYQVLSFVFGVYVAYVPVLLILGWGVSFWSGRRWRHVPARVAGLFLTMVWVCAILALPYAEADFAKENGFRVGGAIGNFLVHRECLNLKGTFGPVGCWILFLGGLIISLLVAADVQLRPMFVRLWSGLRQLHPSRFFAGRAERPSMFERVSASLGLEATGEEEPVERVELAPQGSVPTKTAANTIPFASGGGTVPDVSRVKEGVLRPRPAFSEAAETPNRESEEDREQSTFACGDQKANQEEAAPDDLVALAQQQARAPEVHAYVPPPVDLFRKPDLRVARQSHDEIRRRSEVLERTLAEFDVRATVVNVEQGPTVTCFELELEPGTKISKLTGLEDNIAMAMRAQSVRIIAPIPGKGTVGLEIPNSHRSPVFLREILETEAFMSKTSPLAFALGKTITGEPYVCDLAQMPHLLIAGTTGSGKSVCLNAIICSILYRMEPDRVKFIMIDPKRVELNVYRDIPHLLAPVVCEPKQAANALAWAVKEMDSRYKKLEALGVRNIDGYNAIVCSDQPHPKAMGQQLEYMPHIVIVVDELSDLMLLARNEVEESIVRLAQMSRAVGMHLIVATQRPSVNVITGIIKANFPCRIAFQVSSKVDSRTILDCAGAEALLGKGDMLFSMAGAPKPIRIQACYVADDEVECFANYLRQQARPNYLQVDFSNSLDDETTGEREFEGDNLGESLAVGTTESAMGGSGASRPREGRDEDDPDVIDELLVRDAARVILQARSASISLLQRRLRIGFARAGRIMDILHERGIVGPSIGSKPREILVDPEEYLAELEDESQMRF, translated from the coding sequence ATGTTCAACACGCAAGCGCGCCGCTCCGAGCGCATCTTCGGGCTCCGACCTGAAACTCTAAACGACATCGTCGCCCTAACAATCTTCCTCGTCGGACTGCTTCTTTTCCTCTCCCTTGCTACCCAAACGAGCCAAGGCAATCTCATTGGCCGCTTAGGCGAACTTGTTTACCAGGTACTAAGTTTTGTTTTTGGTGTATACGTTGCCTACGTTCCAGTGCTGCTGATTTTGGGATGGGGAGTCTCCTTTTGGAGCGGTCGCCGGTGGCGGCACGTCCCAGCGCGGGTGGCCGGCCTTTTCCTTACGATGGTGTGGGTCTGTGCGATCCTTGCTCTGCCCTATGCTGAGGCGGACTTCGCCAAAGAAAACGGTTTCCGAGTTGGGGGTGCGATCGGCAATTTCCTTGTGCACCGCGAGTGCCTGAACCTGAAAGGAACGTTTGGGCCGGTCGGGTGCTGGATCCTCTTTCTGGGGGGATTGATTATCTCTTTGCTCGTTGCAGCGGATGTACAGCTACGTCCCATGTTTGTCCGGCTGTGGAGTGGACTGCGTCAACTCCACCCATCCAGATTTTTTGCCGGACGGGCAGAGCGCCCAAGCATGTTTGAACGTGTAAGCGCCTCGTTGGGACTCGAGGCGACAGGCGAGGAAGAACCTGTCGAACGCGTTGAGCTTGCCCCACAGGGATCCGTTCCCACTAAAACGGCTGCCAATACAATTCCCTTTGCGAGCGGAGGAGGCACTGTTCCTGACGTAAGCCGGGTCAAAGAGGGAGTATTGCGTCCCCGGCCTGCATTCAGCGAAGCTGCGGAGACACCGAACCGAGAGTCCGAGGAAGACCGCGAGCAGAGCACTTTTGCATGTGGTGATCAGAAGGCCAATCAGGAAGAGGCTGCGCCTGATGATCTTGTCGCTTTAGCGCAGCAACAGGCGCGCGCCCCTGAGGTTCATGCCTATGTACCGCCACCGGTGGACCTCTTCCGCAAACCGGATCTACGCGTTGCTCGGCAGTCTCACGACGAAATCCGGCGGCGCAGCGAGGTGCTGGAGAGAACTTTAGCCGAATTCGATGTCCGTGCCACGGTGGTTAATGTGGAACAGGGGCCCACGGTGACGTGCTTTGAGCTCGAGCTCGAACCGGGAACCAAAATCTCGAAGTTGACGGGGCTTGAGGACAACATTGCGATGGCGATGCGCGCGCAATCGGTGCGCATCATTGCCCCAATTCCGGGGAAAGGGACTGTGGGGCTCGAAATTCCGAATAGCCACCGCTCGCCAGTCTTCTTACGGGAGATTCTGGAGACAGAGGCATTCATGTCCAAAACCTCGCCACTTGCTTTCGCGCTCGGCAAGACAATCACAGGCGAGCCCTACGTCTGCGACTTGGCCCAAATGCCACACCTGTTGATTGCCGGTACCACGGGTTCTGGTAAATCGGTGTGCCTGAACGCGATTATTTGTTCGATTCTCTACCGCATGGAGCCCGACCGCGTGAAATTCATCATGATTGACCCGAAGCGAGTCGAGCTCAACGTGTACCGTGATATCCCGCATCTGCTGGCACCGGTGGTGTGCGAGCCCAAGCAAGCCGCGAACGCTCTCGCATGGGCGGTGAAAGAAATGGATTCGCGCTACAAGAAGCTCGAGGCCCTTGGGGTGCGGAACATCGACGGCTACAATGCCATCGTATGTTCCGATCAGCCGCATCCAAAAGCCATGGGTCAGCAGCTCGAGTATATGCCTCACATCGTCATTGTGGTAGATGAGCTTTCCGACCTCATGCTGCTTGCACGCAACGAGGTGGAGGAAAGCATCGTGCGGCTCGCTCAAATGTCGCGTGCGGTGGGGATGCACCTGATTGTGGCTACCCAGCGTCCCTCGGTCAACGTTATCACCGGTATCATCAAGGCCAACTTCCCCTGCCGAATTGCTTTCCAAGTTTCGAGTAAAGTCGACTCCCGCACCATTCTTGATTGTGCCGGCGCTGAGGCGCTTTTAGGGAAAGGCGACATGCTCTTCTCTATGGCGGGAGCACCCAAGCCCATTCGCATTCAGGCGTGTTACGTAGCTGATGATGAAGTCGAGTGTTTTGCGAACTACCTGCGCCAGCAAGCCCGACCCAACTACCTGCAGGTGGACTTCTCGAACAGTCTCGACGATGAGACAACAGGCGAGAGAGAGTTCGAGGGCGATAATTTGGGTGAGTCGCTCGCCGTTGGCACAACTGAGTCCGCGATGGGTGGGAGCGGCGCATCACGTCCGCGTGAGGGACGCGATGAAGATGATCCCGATGTCATTGACGAACTTTTGGTGCGCGATGCCGCGCGTGTAATTCTGCAGGCGCGCTCTGCAAGTATTTCTCTTCTCCAGAGGCGCTTAAGAATCGGATTTGCTCGAGCTGGCCGCATCATGGACATCCTTCATGAGCGCGGAATCGTAGGGCCCAGCATAGGGAGCAAGCCCCGCGAAATCCTTGTCGATCCTGAGGAATACCTCGCTGAACTCGAGGACGAAAGTCAGATGCGCTTCTGA
- a CDS encoding Two-component hybrid sensor and regulator yields MRILLIDDNPDAAMVVASFLKALDHQVFPYNDAREALLWLKDIRPELVIADLDMPGMSGFEFLRRFRAYTSFASTPVVCVTGTEATDEEIYAAGFAAILRKPVTLSDVMDCIDQVTEQKQKDSSIVAPEEATGGEQGISSVNGSNP; encoded by the coding sequence ATGAGAATCCTGTTGATTGACGACAACCCCGATGCAGCGATGGTCGTTGCAAGCTTCTTGAAAGCGCTCGACCACCAAGTCTTCCCCTACAATGACGCGCGCGAAGCGCTATTGTGGTTAAAAGACATTCGGCCTGAGCTCGTGATCGCAGACTTGGACATGCCCGGCATGAGCGGCTTCGAGTTCTTGAGGCGGTTTCGTGCTTACACATCATTTGCATCCACGCCTGTGGTTTGCGTCACAGGCACCGAGGCGACAGATGAAGAGATTTATGCGGCGGGATTTGCTGCGATCCTTCGCAAACCAGTAACGCTGTCGGATGTCATGGACTGCATCGACCAAGTGACCGAGCAGAAGCAGAAGGATAGCTCGATTGTGGCCCCAGAGGAAGCGACCGGAGGGGAGCAGGGCATTTCTTCGGTAAATGGCTCAAATCCTTAG
- a CDS encoding Acyl carrier protein yields the protein MSVEQKVREIVAQQLGKNVDQVTPEASFRDDLGADSLDVVELVMALEEEFGVEIPDEDAEKIQTVGQAIDYLKEKVGSSEG from the coding sequence ATGTCGGTTGAACAGAAGGTCCGCGAAATCGTGGCCCAACAACTGGGAAAGAATGTGGATCAGGTAACACCTGAGGCGTCGTTCCGGGATGACCTTGGAGCCGACTCTCTCGACGTGGTCGAGCTCGTGATGGCGCTCGAGGAAGAGTTCGGCGTGGAAATCCCCGACGAAGATGCAGAGAAAATCCAGACGGTCGGCCAAGCGATTGATTATCTGAAAGAGAAGGTTGGCTCGTCGGAAGGCTAA
- a CDS encoding 3-oxoacyl-[acyl-carrier-protein] synthase, KASII: MKRRVVVTGLGAVTPIGNTVEEFWQNLLAGKSGIGYIQRFDTTNHSVKIAAEVKNFNAEDHFEKKELKKIDDFCRFGVVAARQAFADSGLSWDKVSPFEVGVIIGCGMGGVLTIEEQHAILLQRGPSRVSPFLIPKMIPNMSSGLISIYLGAKGPNTTIVTACASATHAIGEAFRSIQRGDAVAVITGGTEATISPLSIAGFANMGALSQQNDNPQGASRPFDAKRDGFVMGEGAGIMVLEELEHALRRGAKIYAEIVGYGLSGDAYHMTAPAPCGEGGARAMKMALDDAGIPPTEVQHVNAHGTSTPLNDKLETQAIKTVFGDHAYKLAITANKSMTGHLIGAAGAVEAISTIKSVQENKIPPTINYENPDPECDLDYVPNQAREMEVVYAISNSLGFGGHNCTVCFKKFTE; encoded by the coding sequence ATGAAACGACGTGTCGTTGTTACAGGATTAGGAGCTGTAACCCCTATCGGGAACACAGTTGAAGAGTTCTGGCAGAACTTGCTGGCAGGCAAAAGCGGGATTGGGTACATCCAGCGCTTCGACACAACGAATCACTCCGTGAAGATCGCAGCAGAAGTAAAGAACTTCAACGCTGAGGATCACTTTGAGAAGAAAGAGTTAAAGAAGATCGATGATTTTTGCCGGTTTGGCGTGGTGGCGGCCCGGCAGGCGTTCGCCGATAGTGGGCTGAGCTGGGACAAAGTCTCTCCATTTGAAGTGGGGGTGATCATCGGCTGTGGCATGGGGGGCGTCCTCACGATCGAAGAACAGCACGCAATTCTCCTCCAACGCGGTCCGTCAAGGGTAAGCCCGTTCCTCATCCCCAAAATGATCCCCAATATGTCCAGCGGCCTGATCTCCATCTATCTCGGCGCCAAAGGACCCAACACGACGATTGTTACGGCCTGTGCCTCTGCGACCCATGCCATCGGAGAAGCATTCCGTTCCATTCAACGTGGGGACGCGGTCGCGGTCATCACTGGTGGTACGGAGGCAACCATTTCGCCACTCTCGATCGCAGGTTTCGCAAACATGGGCGCCCTCAGCCAACAGAACGACAACCCACAAGGGGCAAGTCGCCCATTCGACGCGAAGCGTGATGGCTTCGTCATGGGCGAGGGGGCAGGCATTATGGTGCTTGAGGAGCTGGAGCATGCCCTGCGGCGTGGCGCGAAAATCTACGCGGAAATCGTTGGATATGGGCTCTCGGGTGATGCGTACCACATGACGGCCCCTGCACCTTGCGGGGAAGGCGGTGCCAGAGCAATGAAGATGGCTTTGGATGATGCGGGCATTCCCCCCACGGAGGTTCAGCACGTCAACGCGCACGGCACCAGCACGCCCCTCAATGATAAGCTCGAAACTCAAGCAATTAAGACGGTGTTTGGGGATCACGCCTATAAACTGGCGATCACAGCTAACAAGTCCATGACTGGGCATCTGATTGGCGCGGCGGGTGCCGTCGAAGCAATTTCCACCATCAAGAGTGTGCAAGAGAACAAGATTCCGCCGACGATCAATTACGAAAATCCAGATCCAGAGTGCGACCTCGATTACGTTCCCAATCAGGCCCGCGAGATGGAGGTTGTCTACGCCATCAGTAACTCCCTCGGTTTTGGCGGGCACAACTGCACGGTTTGCTTCAAAAAGTTTACCGAGTAA